The genomic stretch ATGCGCTCGCGCAGATCCGCAGGGTTCAGACCCAGCTCCAGCACCCGCCAGGGAGGCGGGCAGGCGCTCGGCTGGGCCGTGTGGGGCCGCCCGGTGGCGTAGATCACCTCCAGGGCCCGCTGGGTGCGCACGGCATCGGCTGAGGCGATCCGTCCGGCGGCGCGCGGATCCGCCTGGCCCAGGAGCTGATGGCAGAAGGGCTGCCCGAGCTCCTGGAGCTGGGCTCTCAGCTTGGGCTGGGGCGGCACCGCCGGAGGTTCCAGGCCCTGGATCAGAGCCCGCAGGTAGAGGCCACTGCCGCCCACCAGGAAGGCCACGCCCCGGCGGCGGTGTTCGGCGGTGATGGCGGCCCGGGCGGCCCCGCAGAACTCCTGCAGGTTGATCGGCTGGTCTGGGTCGCGCAGGTCGAGCAGGTCATGGCGCACCCGGGCGCGCTGTTCGGCGCTCGGTTTGGCCGTGCCGATGCTCATGCCCCGGTAGAGCTGGCGGGAGTCGACCGAGAGCACGGCCAGATCAAGGGCTTCGGCCAGCTCGATCGCCAGGGCGGTCTTGCCGCTGGCGGTGGGTCCCATCAGGGCGATCAGCAGAGGCGGCAGGGACATGGAATCCTGGGGGGTGCACCCCTGACTCGAATGGGCCGCCAGAGGCCCCTGGGGGCGGCTGTGAGCCTTCGGTGGTAGATTGGAGGCCTCGGGCAGGGGTTACGGCGCGTCATTCGCCTTCCAAACCCACTGTGCTGCCCCACAGTCTATTTTCCCCCATGGACCTCGCCGTCCGCCTGGTGTGACCTCCGGAATGAGCGACGCTTCCAAGATCCAGCACGCCTACGGCGCCGAGCAGATCCAGGTGCTCGAGGGCCTGGAGCCGGTGCGCAAGCGACCCGGCATGTACATCGGCACCACGGGGCCGAGGGGTCTTCACCACCTGGTTTATGAGGTGGTCGACAATTCGGTCGACGAGGCCCTCGCGGGCCACTGCAATGAGATCCTGGTTCGCCTCTGCGAGGACGGATCCGCCGAGGTCACCGACAACGGCCGCGGCATCCCCACCGACATCCA from Synechococcus sp. CBW1107 encodes the following:
- the miaA gene encoding tRNA (adenosine(37)-N6)-dimethylallyltransferase MiaA; protein product: MSLPPLLIALMGPTASGKTALAIELAEALDLAVLSVDSRQLYRGMSIGTAKPSAEQRARVRHDLLDLRDPDQPINLQEFCGAARAAITAEHRRRGVAFLVGGSGLYLRALIQGLEPPAVPPQPKLRAQLQELGQPFCHQLLGQADPRAAGRIASADAVRTQRALEVIYATGRPHTAQPSACPPPWRVLELGLNPADLRERISRRSQQLYSDGLVEETEQLIARYGADLPLLATIGYGEARSLLAAELTEAEAIALTTQRTLRYAKRQRTWFRRQHQPLWLEDDDPIRQALPALQRVLG